CGTTCATTATGGCTTGCATGTTTGTGAAGCCGCTTAAAAACCAAGTGTCACGTAGGCGGGCTGCAGTGGGGTTAAGGTTTGTTTGAGGGTTTTTTCATATCCAAGAGAAATAATTTGTTCTAGGCTTTGAAACAGTTACAGCTATACCTCTTTGTCCTTTAATGGCAGAGCCGTACTTAAGGGCTGTCCTTATGGATCAGGGTGAATGGGGTGGACTTGTTATCAATAAGCTCAAAAGGGTGTTTTGTGTTTTTAATTCTTCCTTTCTTCCTAAATATGTTTAAAATCTATTTCCTATTTCCTAACCATGCAAAGATTAAGAAGTAGCCATAGGCACATTAatcattgtattgtattatactgtcaGTGTCACTATCATTACACTGCAGTTTGACTATCAAATCCCTCCCTCCCcaatgcaggtagcctagctgaaGCATGGAGGCGGTTCTGAGAGGGCTGAGAGGGCTGAGTGCAGATGAGCTGCGAGAGGAGTTCACCAGGGCCGACCTCAAGTGCGGCCCAATCACGGCCACCACTCGCGCCATCTTCGAGAGGAAGTTGGCCCGCGTCTTGACAGAAGCCGAGGGCAGCAGCAGCGCCACAGACACGGACAGTAGCAGTAATGCCACCACCACAGGCCCAGGCAGCAGTGCAAAGGCCGCCAGTGCAGCAGGGCAGGCCAAACCGGTGCCATCATGTGCCACAACATCAACACCCACTGGCACTGACTCTCTTAAGGTTGTCAGTGATGAGGTGGATTTTGGTTACGGAATGGGGCTCAATCCCCCAGAGGAAGAGGAACTTGGCCTGACAGTAAAGTCAAGGACCCCTTGTAATATCGGTGTGGAAGACCCTGGCTCTCAGTCTAAAGCAGAGACTCCTTCAAAGACAGCACAAATGTCACCAACGTTCTTCTATGGAGTGTGTCCGTTGTGGGATGATGTCTTGGCTACAAATGGTAAGACACAAATTGTTGACTTAACTTTTACATTTGTATTttaaagcataattgagaaataattaaTTTCAATTAGAATATTTGACATTTTGGCCTCCTTTTAGACGCCTTATTATTTCATCTGTATATGCTACAAAGCAaactgtcatacagtacattctgaaagtattcagaccccttgactattcccacattttgttatgttagtcttctaaaatggaatacattgttccccccccacccccaccccccctcaatctactcacctttggcagtgattacagcttcaagtcttcttgagtatgatgctacaagcttggcacacctgtatttggggaatttctctccttctctgcagattatctcaagctctgtcaggttggatggggagagtcgctgcacagctattttcaggtctctccagagatgttagatcgggttcaagtatgctctggttgggccactcaaggacattgagacttgtcctgaagccacggctgcgttgtcttggctgtgtgcttaggttcgttgtcctgttggaaggtgaaccttctccccagtctgaggtcctgagcactctggagcaggctttcatcaatgctctctctctctgttcatctttccctcaatcctgaccagtctcccagtctataccactgaaaaacatccccacagcatgatgctgccaccaccgtgcttcaccatagggatggtgccaggtttcctccaaacgtgacgcttggcattcaggccaaagagttcaatcttggtttcatcagaccagacaatcttgtttctcatggtcagtcctttcaggtgcctttttggcaaactccaagtgggctgtcatatgcctttttactgaggagtagctactctaccataaatgcctgattggtgtattgctgcagagaTCGCTGTCTgcctggaaggttctccacagaggaactctagaactctgtcagtgaccatcaggttcttgtcacctccctgaccaaggcccctctcccccgattgctcagtttggccaggcggccagctctaggaagagccttggtggttccaaacttcttccatttaagaatgatgaaggccactgtgttcttggggacctacgatgctgcagacatttttttggtacccttccacagatctgtgcctcgacacaatctggTCTCGGcgttctatggacaattccttcgacctcactgCATGGTTTTTggtctgacgtgcactgtcaactgtgggacctttatatagaccggtgtgtgcctttccaaatcatgtccaatcaattgaatttaccacaggttgactccaatcaaacatctcaaggaggatcaatggaaacaggatccacctgagctcaatttcgagtctcatagcaaagggtctgaatacttatgtaaataagatctgtttttttatttgtaataaatttgctctACAGAAATTCTGGTCTTGGAGAGCAGAacacttttgtttttgtttctacctggtagttaCTTGtgctcacctggtgtcccaggtctgaattaTTCCCTGATTAGGAGAGAATGAAACCCAGAAGTGTTTCAGCCCACCAGGATGGGAATTGGGCAGCCCTGCTACAgaatccaatggcggcaagctttacaccactccagccaacgcttggcattgtgcatggagTTTTTAGGCTTGTATATGGCTcctcggtcatggaaacccatttcaggaagctcccggcgaacagttcttgtgctgatgttgcttccagaggcagttcataataacagtacttacagttgaccggggcagctctagcagggcagacatttgacgaactgactagttggaaaggtggtatcctatgacagtgctacgttgaaagtcactgagcacttcagtaaggccaatgtttgtctatggagatcgcatggtTATGTGCTCTATTTTCTACACCTGTCAACaaccggtgtggctgaaatagccaaatccactcatttgaaggggcgcccacatacctttgtatatatagggaatatgtcATATATTTGTAAGCATAATTATTATGCTTTAAGATTCAAATgtatgtcaacaatccttcctccaaaggaccTATGAATAACATTTTGTGGGGGGGAAAGCATGTAtattttttgttaaaaaaaattgggAGGAATCACCCAAACCTGCAATTTACTTTGGCCTGTTAATCATTCAAAAGTTtatgtaattatttattttcacaCAGAAATGCAAAGGTAGAGAACTGTTGGCAGGCTAGCTATGTTGATCCAAGAATGAAGTTGACCCCGCATGCTGTCACCACAGTCAATGTCCAATTCAAACATTTTATGTTGTCCATGACATCATGCTGTTCAGGAGTTATTTTTGTTTTGACTTGAAGTCAGTGGTTGAGACGCATAGAACATCTGTCAACTTATATGGCATTCTGGATCAGCATGGCGACTACAATTTTTAGCAGTAGTAAGACTTTGAGCTGCTTTGCTTGTGATGGCATAATATCTGACCATGATCTGTTCTATATCCAATTCTGGAATGATTCTATTTGTAGGTAGAGATCCAGAACGATCCAAACATACATTTCAATGTTAATTTGTTCTTTCTGGTTCAGAGAGGTCCCATGTGTATGGAGATAAGAAGGAGGCTCTTCAGGCTGTGAAGATGATGAAAGGAGCTCGCTTTAAAGCCTTCTCCAATCGAGAGGATGCTGAGAAATTTGCCAAAGGGATCAGTGACTACTACCCCTCTCCCAGTAAATTTGCCCCCTGTGTCTCCCCTGTCGTACCAGGCCTGGTCTTCTGCAAGGGTGAGTGTTGGGCTGAGGACAATTATTCTCTCCTCACAAAAAAAGACATTAGCTCAGTACTTATTTGTACATTCCTAGACAGATACACAAAGTCAGTGCTTTTCAAGGGTATTTGGATAGCGTTTCATTTCTTGGACACACGTCCATGTTTGAAACAAGAGTAAGCTGTTTATCGCATTCCGCTGTCTCCATGTCTCGGGTCTGTCGCACTAGACAACGTCCCTGTCGTGGAGGTAGACGCCATCAACAGGGAGAGGGCCAACAGCTTCAAAAGCCCTCGCTGCCAGGACCTGACAGCCAAACTGAGGAAAGCTGTGGAGAAGGGGGATGTGGTGGCCTTCAGTGAGCTGGTCTGGAGTAACCCACGCTATCTCATCGGCTCTGGAGACAACCCCACCGTAGTGCAGGCGAGTCAGGGTGGAACAATAATCTTTAGTGGATGTGCGCCACCTTTAATATAGCCTATACTACTGCACCAGATTAATATACTGTAATGATATATGTGGTGTGGATGAAATCAATCGTGTTTTTTTTTAGTTAGCAGAATAATTCATCCTAAAAGTTCTCCACACACTAAGTTCATTCCTCCGTGTGTTCCCAGGAGGGATGCAGGTACAACGTGATGCACGTGGCAGCCAAGGAGAACGAGCCAGGGATCGCCCAGCTTCTGCTGGAGACGCTGGAGAACCCGGACTTCATGAGGCTCATGTACCCTGATGACCTGGAGGCCATGATGCAGAAACGCATCCGCTACATCGTGGACCTTTACCTCAACACTCCAGACAAAGCTGTGAGTCTCCTTACGATACCGCTCTCTCCAGCAGTGTAGTGGTTGCCATGAAGAAGTGGGTATTCTGAAATTGTGTCTTTAAAAAAGAGACGTTATAAACGGTCCTCCCGTGAAGGACTGCGTGAAAATGTTATTGACTGTGACATACCCACtgaatcccatattggtctttcaTAGTCAGGCCAATccaagctgtactgtgcaagTAGGCTAATAGTAGTCCTACTATTGAAACAGATAAATGAGGCTGTCAACCGGGTCAGAAATTCACAGGTTTCTGATATTCCCCCTTTTTTTTCGAGATTTCCGCTCTCAATGTCATACTTTTTTAAATAGTCCAGAAcgatgcttaaaccacatcaggagaccacttttgaggtctgcgAAAAATCTTAAgacattttttgtgtgtgtgtgtgtggtaaggcCTACCCTAAGGCCTAAGGTCTtcccttgcttcaaagtagcctaacCAATATTCCACCATAgtttttataaaataataatttctTATGTGCTCttctgttctattggttttcaaatgaactttctttcattgtctagcAGCCAAAGGCATTATCCTAGTCAAATTAGCTACCCGTGACACAGTAGTTTCATTTCTTTCATTGTCTAGCAGCCAAAGGCATTATCCTAGTCGAATTAGCTACCCGTGACACAGTAGTTTCATTTCTTTCATTGTCTAGCAGCCAAAGGCATTATCCTAGTCAAATTAGCAACCCGTGATACAGTAGTTTCATTTCTTTCATTGTCTAGCAGCCAAAGGCATTATCCTAGTCAAATTAGCAACCTGTTAGACAGTAGTTTCATTTCTTTCATTGTCTAGCAGCCAAAGGCATTATCCTAGTCAAATTAGCTACCCGTAAGACAGTAGTTTCATCttttagatctcccctctttcctAACCTCTTAACGGATATATCCGTCTCTGTCCATGAAACCGCTAGAATGTGCGGTGTCGCATTTTAGACTGGTGTTTTCTCGCAAATTGCAGGTTGGAACATTTGCTCGTAGGCCTCCCGCCGTGTGCACATTGCTACGCTTAAAATGTGAATAAATAATAGTTTGCTAACATTTTTAAGcgaaacattctgatctgttccatCAACCTTATTAATTAGTATGGCGTATACACAGCGTTGGGAAAAATAAGTTAGTATATGCAAAGGCCACTTAAAGAAAGTGGATATACCTGCGTATACCATCCACTACACCTTTGGCTCTCTCCATATGTATATTGCCTGCTGCCTTGTAGGTCTAACTGTAGGTTTAACACTGAATAAGCAGGCCGTTTGTGCAGATAAAATAGTTGTAAAAAATCGACAAATGATGTAAACTCTATGAAACAACTTTTTGAGTGCATGGCTATTGCCTGCTGTATGTTTAGGTTGAACTGTAACCGACTTGTGTGTTTTGGATTGAAGTGCCTCTGTATGTGTGTAACTTTGGTTGTCTGTCCCAGGGGTTTGAGACACCACTCCACTTTGCCTGTAAGTTCGGGTGTCCAGAAGTGGTGAATGTCCTGTGTTCACATCCTGATACAGATAAAAACTGCAAAAACAAGTACGACCAGAAGCCATCTGATGTGAGTTGCTCCAGAAATATAGATTTTTAACAACTAGCTACCGACTGCTGATTGGTCCACATGACTACTTGATTTTCATGAAATTCTTCTGTTTCCCTGACAGGTTATTTGTGAAAGAAAAAACAAAACCCAAGAGGTGAAACAGAAGATATGTGACTATTTGGAAGGTAAGTTCACTGCCTCCCAATCACACGACTTACCTTTTCCTATACTTCCCTATTTACCCAATAACACCTTCTCTTCTGTCACAGATCGCTGTTATATACGCCTACTGAGGGCCATAGACAATTCATCCCAGCCTGTCATTGATGCTCCCTGGTCACCTGAGCCATCAGAAAGTCTTCCTCGTTCGCTGGCTCCCAGGCTCACACGAAGTCCCATGGATCCGGTGATGGCAGTCAGGGCATTCGCTGGCCCACTCAGCCCATCTAAGGTCATTATCGCATTATCTCCTTTCACCTCACACTCGTTTTCTCTTATTTTCACACGTCATTTCTTTcttttctattttcatgtgggaaGCTGTTGTCGAAACGCAGGACGTATGTGACTTCTAATTGGTGTCTTCCTTGCAGGCAGATGAGTTCCGTCGGGTGTGGAAGACGCCCCCCCGAGACAGGGCAGGGTACTTCCAGCACATCCTGAAGTCTGACCCTGACCGTGGAGCAGAGAGAGTGGGCAGGTACGTCTGGAAGTCCAAAAGTTCAACAACGATGTTCTACTGTGTCTCCGTTACTTTACCAGTTCAGTCACTTTGACATTTGAATGTCTTAGAAAAAGGAAGAATACATTTTTACACCCACTACAATGTACGCACGCTTCTCCAACAGTAGTGTATGTTTTCCCTCACAGAGACCTTGCCAGGGAGTTGGGCCACCCCTGGGCTGAGTACTGGGACTTCCTGGATAGTTTCACAGACCTGTCGTCTGCAGACGGCCTCCGTAAGCTGGAGGAGTACCTCAACAAGAAGGACTTCAGTCAGCGTGCACACGAAGAGGCAGGGGAGAACGTCATCAGCAACCGCTTCAGAACCCCTTCCCCAGGTAATGTTACCCTCACCAGTTGCTCTTGATAAACTCTATAGCTGTGGCATTGAATTCCAATGATCAAGTttgagaaaggagagagatgagatgccGCCATCAGTCTTGAATTGGTGTTACTGTACTATTTTAGACTGGCCAGTAAATGTATTTCTTGTAGCTTAACATAAACATTTTGTCCCCTCCTCTCTGCCATTCACAGGGAAGCCCAAGAAGTTCTGCAACTCCATCTCGGTGGGGGCCTTCCTGGACGAGGGTGATGACGTCAGTCTGGAGGAGATAAAGAACCGTCAGAATGCGGCGCTCACCAACTTCTCCTCAGCGTGTTCTAAGGACAGTCTGGCGGGCGCTGTGGGTGGGCTGGCCCTCCATGAGTTCCACATCCTGCCCGTGTCCCACCACGGCGCCGATGACCTCATCGAGACAGCTGCCGAGCGAGACCTTCTGTGCTCCTCCGTGTCAGAGAGCCTCCTCTCGCCCGTCTGCAACAACGGCCTTTGTCCCTCCACGGGGGCAGAGAGGACTCACAACGGGGACAAGGGGTCCCCCCGCACCTCCTCGTCCCCCTCCCACCTGCTGTCGCCCATCTCCAACCTGATGGTGGAGTTTGAGAGGATGTCCCTGCAGGATGGGCTGGACAGCCTTACCAGGGAGCGGAGGAGTAGCGggggaaacagggagggactctCCCGGGGCGAACTGGCAGCTGGGGTGGGCCGCCTCACGCTGGGGGGTAACAGCAACGAGGACTATTTGTTTGAGAGGGGCTGTAGCTTGGAACCTGGGGACAGGGAGAGgcgtgtgagggagggagaggtggaagacCGGGCCAGTGGTGGAAGCGGCAGCTCAGAGGAGTACTTTACGGCTGAGGAGAGCTTGGAGGCTCTGGGCCAGAGGACTAGCGGGCCAGGGACGGTGTCGGGGCGCACGCTCTGCTCCAGATCTAAGTCGTGGGATCACGGGGGGAGGGATCTGAGCAGCTCCGGATCATCCAGCTCCTATACATCCCTGGACAACTCCCATGAGTTCCTAGCACGGACCCCACCTCGCTTCAGAAGGGGACTTTTCATTGAAGGGCAAGTGATGGGGATTACAGTGACGGTTCTGAGGTTTTTAGTTAAGGACATTAGCAAGCAACAGAAATTACATTTGTCAACACTTTCAACTTGTCTCTCTCGTTTTGTCTTTCAGGGATTCGCCAACTAAGTTGGACAGAGAGGTCCTGTCCGCAATAGAAGTCATAGACATTGACCCCTCAAAGTTCCCCAGCATTCAGAAATGGAAAAGTACAATGCAAACATACACCTCTTCAGACATGCAAAGGTTGGTTTGACGATTCTTcacagcaacaaacaaaaaaaaaatgcccAAAAGGAACAGTTGTCATTGCCTGCAAGTTCTCTTGTAAATATGGAAACACATTGACAAGTGCTTAAAATGTCAGTTGCTATCGTATGGAAGTAATAAACACAGACTGTAattatgtctttgtttctgtTTGTCTTTCAGCTGGCCCAGCCCCGTGGCGGTAAAAAGCAGCGCCAGGGTACATCGGGCCTCTCCCCTCACACATGGCTCTCCTGTCAGCAGCCTTTTGTCCCCTGCCGGTGGCCGCTTCAGTCCAGCCCGGCACACAGGCTCTCCAGACTTCACCAGCACCAGCCGCTACAGCCCTGCACACGCCAGCTACACCCAGCGCATCCGTCTCAGGCACATCAAcgacaccccccccctccctccaggcCAGAAACGATAGGCTACAACTCTGCCACCACGGTGGTTAAATATGCCAGAGCTGAAAATCACATACCTAACAAAATATGCACAAGTGTCTTGAAGATTTGTATTAGTGATGTATGGTAATACTATATATAGCATACATGAGATTCTCAGTATGTTGGGTTGTGACATActcacttttttttaaagaaacaggtttccttcagtttgtactacatactgtatgagtGTTGAATAGACATTAATTTTATTCATAGTGTGAAATACCTGTGTCATAGCTCAGTCTACTTTGAATACAGCTGCACTCCCCAAAAGATTGAGTAGATGTTTGTTAAACCTCAGAATATAATCCTCGATAGGATTCACTaactgaaaatgtgtttttaaaaagtaaaaaaacaaacaattgtaGAGTTATTTTTGGTATGTCAGTAAGTAGCACAAAACCAACTTTTTATTGTGTGTATTAAACCAACTGCCAGTGATTTTTGTTTCTTCTCAGTTCGGGAATTGCCTTAATTGTCAGAAACGGTGGACCAGTCAGTCCCCAATCAGATTTAGGCACATCCTGTCCAGTTTGATCAAAATTGATGCATCCTGACACACAACAGCATAGCAACCGCCATCCTACTGGAGGTGGCACAACAAATGGCTGCAATGCAGACATGGGGAAAATGATCATACGAGTTTTTCCATGCTTTTATTTTGTTAATAAATTGAAATGTTTTCATTTTCCAGGTACCAATGTTTCTTTGTGCATCCTGGTCATTTCTGTGTTGTCTTGATATTTTACTTCTCTAACGACTGTCAGTCTTACACAAAACctgaaagcttaacttcttgaaAGCTTGGCTTTTCTAAATGTGTCCCGAAAAATACCAAGTTGTACAAAACAGATGACTGTAGAGTGCAACAAAGACATGTTTACTAATGTATAATCAATGGCTGACTGAATATGTATGTGCAAGAACCTGCAATAGCCAAACTCTAGGAAGATTGCTATCACCGTTAAAATAGTCAATGTACAAACTGCTGTAAAATGTATGGTTTTCCAGCAAAGCTAATCTAGAGGTCAACAGCTGTCAATTCAATAGAAATCACCCTTACTATATTGTCAGTCTGGGTCAGTATGAGACGTGAGTAATATTGAATGTGAATTTAAATCTTGATCAAAGGCACAAACTTTCATGGAGAGGATTGTATTGTCTGTCGTACTTGTACTTACAGGTGATAGATTAGATTCTGTTTTATGAACGTGGTGTTCTGTAAATTGCACCTAAATACGTAAACATGCTTATTGTGCTTGGGCATTCTGTGCTTTATTTTAAAGGCATAAAGTTTACCTTTATTGCAAATATTCCCCTCTTCTGTATGTCCAGATCTTCTCATTTGCGTTCGACTAATAAATACAAGTTTCCTCACCTTTGAATTGTCATTTGAGCACTTTCTAACATTGTTACTGCCTGAAATGGTGGTGGCACTCTTGTCCTCTAACAAATGACATTGTGTAATTTTCAAGCTTTGTAGTGCCAACACTAAGGTTCATTGGATTTGCtgttaagtcttgagacaatgtCTCAGCTTGAGCTAACCCCATTTTAAGACTGTACGAGTACTTATTTGGCGTACTACTGAGGAACACAAAACATTTACATGTCTCCTTTATTGCATGTTTCTACTGAATACAACAACTATCTAAACCTCCGAGGAAGCCTTGATCCAAATACAAAAGTACTGAGCATAAACATTTACAGCATTACAGTAAATATGCCATACAAATTTAGAATGGTTTTGGTTTTAAAATCCTTCAGTCCCTCAACTCTTATACCCTTTACATTCATAATGAGTGGGCACTGGCAGTCATCCCATCAGCTTTCGGAGTTCAGTGATTGGCTACAGCAACAGTTCATACTGTATACTCCCCTTTTGCACTGTAGTTGGCAAACGATGGCACAGGAGTTGATCACAAAACACCACATAAAAGTATATCGTTGCATGTCGAAGTTACAAAAATAACACCAAAAGTAACTTTCAAGACACTTATGGAGAAATCAAGAGCCATTCAGTTCACCCTGTGACCGAGATCTAAAGCTCTCCGGGAGAGAACGAGTGAATACTGTAGGTGGAACATTTCTCAGGTCCGTGTGAGTTTGTCTGGGGGCATGAACCCTGAGTCTCCCAGTGTCCTCAGTGCCACTCTGCCGCTGGGGCGCACAGTGAGCCAGGTGATGCTGCCGTTGTTCAGGCCCATCCTCAGCCAGCCCTCTGGGGGAAACTGCAGAGCCCTGAGACACATAGGGAGGGATAGAGCCTGTAAGATCCACCAAAACACCCAAATGAGAGCTGGTCTATTTTTCAAAACAAATATTCACATATATCATGTGATGTTGAAACGCACATCATCATAGTCATGAAATACAAAAAGACATCAGCAAGACAGTGAAATTGCTAGACAAAGTAATGTAGATTGGCATCTTGTTGAATGAGGCTTTGATCCAGCTTGCCTGGGGAGACCAACACACCTGCACACGAAATAGCGGATGACATTGGCATGACAGACGATGATCTCGTAGCTGTCCTCCTTCTGCTTGGGGTCAGCGCGGTGGATGTAGCGACGGAAGGCAGCCTCGATCCGGGCCCCGTCCTCGTGGTACTGCTGTAGAGCGGTAGAGGTCCACAGTGGTGGTGTCAGGCGAGGGTTTgagatgacctctgacctctcatTGGAATACATTGCATTGAATTATGTATTGAATGATGCCGACAGCAGTAACTAATAACTGAAACTAAACAGGAAGTAATATGACAGAGAATTGGGCGTCTCACCACAGCGTCAGGCTTCCAGTGGTTAACAGGAGGCACAGGTTCGATGGGTGCTCCTTCTCTCAGCAAATCACAGCTCACCAGCGCTACCCCTAAATCAAAAACAGATCAGAAGATGAGTTAGTTAGTGGTgagtagtgaaatgcttatcTATGATGCTTAATGACAATTTTTACATCTGAAAATCTGAGATCAAAGCTTCTGAAGCTGTTATCAGAGGTATAACCTtggtattcacacaccttgactttttccacatttcgatgtgttacaaagtgggattaaaatggttTTAATAGtcatttttgtcaacgatctacacaaaatactttaAATGCCAGTGGTAGAAAAATGATaacatttggagaaaaaaaaagttgaaaaataaaacactaatatacagtATCCTGATTTAGATAAGgtttcaaccccctgagtcaatacatgtaagAATCACCTTTggaagcaattacagctgtgagtctttatgggtaggtctctaagagctttgcacacttggattgtgcaacatttgcccattattcttttcaaaattattcaagctctgtcagattggttgtggatcattgctagacaaccattttcaggtcttgccatatattttcaagcagatttaaatcaaaaatgtaactcagccttattcaccgtcttcttgataagcaactccaatgtagatttggccttgggttttaggttattgtcctgctgaaaggttaattcctctcccagtgtctgctggAAAGCCGACTggccaggttttcctttaggattgtGCCTGTGTTTaactccattctgtttctttttcatcctgaaaaacttcccagtccttaacgattacaatcatacccataacatgatgccgccaccactatgcttgaaaatatggagagtggtactctgtaatatgttgtattggatgtgcctcaaacataacactgTAAGTTAATTGcgttgccacatttttttgcagtattactttggtgccttgttgcaaaca
The genomic region above belongs to Oncorhynchus mykiss isolate Arlee chromosome 6, USDA_OmykA_1.1, whole genome shotgun sequence and contains:
- the LOC110525846 gene encoding ankyrin repeat and LEM domain-containing protein 2, whose product is MEAVLRGLRGLSADELREEFTRADLKCGPITATTRAIFERKLARVLTEAEGSSSATDTDSSSNATTTGPGSSAKAASAAGQAKPVPSCATTSTPTGTDSLKVVSDEVDFGYGMGLNPPEEEELGLTVKSRTPCNIGVEDPGSQSKAETPSKTAQMSPTFFYGVCPLWDDVLATNERSHVYGDKKEALQAVKMMKGARFKAFSNREDAEKFAKGISDYYPSPSKFAPCVSPVVPGLVFCKDNVPVVEVDAINRERANSFKSPRCQDLTAKLRKAVEKGDVVAFSELVWSNPRYLIGSGDNPTVVQEGCRYNVMHVAAKENEPGIAQLLLETLENPDFMRLMYPDDLEAMMQKRIRYIVDLYLNTPDKAGFETPLHFACKFGCPEVVNVLCSHPDTDKNCKNKYDQKPSDVICERKNKTQEVKQKICDYLEDRCYIRLLRAIDNSSQPVIDAPWSPEPSESLPRSLAPRLTRSPMDPVMAVRAFAGPLSPSKADEFRRVWKTPPRDRAGYFQHILKSDPDRGAERVGRDLARELGHPWAEYWDFLDSFTDLSSADGLRKLEEYLNKKDFSQRAHEEAGENVISNRFRTPSPGKPKKFCNSISVGAFLDEGDDVSLEEIKNRQNAALTNFSSACSKDSLAGAVGGLALHEFHILPVSHHGADDLIETAAERDLLCSSVSESLLSPVCNNGLCPSTGAERTHNGDKGSPRTSSSPSHLLSPISNLMVEFERMSLQDGLDSLTRERRSSGGNREGLSRGELAAGVGRLTLGGNSNEDYLFERGCSLEPGDRERRVREGEVEDRASGGSGSSEEYFTAEESLEALGQRTSGPGTVSGRTLCSRSKSWDHGGRDLSSSGSSSSYTSLDNSHEFLARTPPRFRRGLFIEGDSPTKLDREVLSAIEVIDIDPSKFPSIQKWKSTMQTYTSSDMQSWPSPVAVKSSARVHRASPLTHGSPVSSLLSPAGGRFSPARHTGSPDFTSTSRYSPAHASYTQRIRLRHINDTPPLPPGQKR